Genomic segment of Niallia taxi:
CAAAGCAATCATTCTAGCAATCAATATATTGTTGCTGGCTATGAAATTATAACACTCGGCTTTCGAAAAGGAGAGAGACTATGACAACTGTAATTCCAGAATCATTACAAAAATTAATCCAGCATGTAAAAGATTATTTTCCAGAGGATGAAAAGCTGCACAATATGTTCGAACAATGCTTTGTTAATACGTATACAACAACATTAAAAAAGCAGGCAGACGGAAAAACCTTTGTCGTAACAGGAGATATTCCGGCGATGTGGCTAAGAGATTCGGCTGCGCAGGTGCGTCCATACTTGCTTGCAGCTGAAGAGGATGAAGAGCTTGCTGATTTACTCGAAGGTGTCATTCGTCAGCAATTTGCCTTTATCCTTCATGATCCATATGCAAATGCATTTAATGAAAGCGCAAATGGCAGGGGGCACCAAACAGATCATACCGATATGACCCCACATATTTGGGAACGAAAGTACGAAATTGATTCCTTATGTTATCCAATCCAGCTTGCTTATCTATTTTGGAAGTCGACTGGACGTACGGTGTTTTTAAAGGAAAGCCTCCAGGAAGTGCTCGAAACTGTTATCCGTGTCTGGCGGACTGAGCAGGATCATGAAAATAACTCTGCTTATTTGTTTGAAAGGGCGGATGTGCGCCAATCCGATACATTAATTCGTCAAGGGAAAGGGGGCCTTGTCGTTCCAACTGGCATGACTTGGAGTGCTTTCCGGCCTAGTGATGATGCCTGCACATACGGCTACCTCGTGCCAGCAAATATGTTTGCTGCTGTTGTGTTAGGATATGCCGCTGAGATATGTGAAGAGGTGCTGCAAAACGCTTCCTTAAAAGAAGAATCCTTAAAACTGCAGGAGGAAATCAAAAAGGGAATTGAGCAATATGCAAAATTGGAGCATCCCATTTATGGAGAAATGTATGTGTATGAAACAGATGGAAAAGGCGGTGTTCATTTAATGGATGATGCCAATGTGCCGAGCTTGCTGGCAGCACCGTATTTAGGTTTCCAGCCATTTAATGACCCTACGTATCTCAACACAAGAGATTTTCTGTTAAGCAGGGATAATCCATATTATTATGAAGGGAAATTTGCCAATGGCATAGGCAGTCCGCATACACCAGACCACTATATTTGGCATATAGCCTTGGCTATTCAAGGAATGACTGCGGTTAGCGAAGAAGAGAAACAGCAAATATTAACAGTATTCAAAAACACAGATGGCGGTACCAACTTTATGCATGAAGGCTTTAATGCAGATTGTCCTGAGGAATTTACGAGAGATTGGTTTGCATGGGCTAACACGATGTTCAGCGAATTTGTCCTCAGTTTAACAGGAAAAGCCGTTAAAGGAAGTCCCCTGTATCAACATTTGCAACAAAATACTAGTAAGCAGGCATAGGCTGTTGTTTAGAAAGGGTGGTGCCGAATGAAAAAAGACTCTTGGATGATTGTTGGCTGTGAATGGTTATGGCGGGGTATCTTTGTCAATTTATGCTGGATAGCCTTTACCGCCTTAGGATTAGGGGTTTTAGGGTTTTTCCCTGCTTCTGTTGCCTTGTTTACGATAGTCCGGAAATGGCTGAGGAAGGAATCGGATTTCCCTGTATGGAAAACGTTTAAGCAAGTGTATGTGAAGGAGTGGAAGCGAACAAATGGAATAGGCCTTGTTTTTTATAGCATTGGCCTGTTTCTTTATATGGATCTCAGAATTATTGATAGCTTTATGTCCGGCATGCTTGCAAGCTTTCTCACTATCCTAATATCAATAATGCTGCTGTTTTTATTATTGGTTGTGTGCTATTTCTTTGCCGTCTATGTACATTATGAGCTGTCCAATAAGGAATATATCAAGCAATCGCTGCTGTTCACGCTAACAAGCTTACCATCAACAATAGGAATTGCTGCAGGCCTTTTTGTGATTAGCAGTCTGATAAATCAGATGCCAGGTCTTATCCCGTTTATTTCTGCTGTGGCCCCGGCCTTTTGGATGATGAAGGTTTGTCTCAGCAGATTTGCCTTTTTAGAAAAAAGGCTACAACAGCAGTATTAACCCAAATATCTCTTGGAAGAAAAGGAGGAAATCTTGTGGAACTGTTCTTAAAAGGTGATACAGAAAATGTCGCTGCAGGTCTTGAATACATGGCAAAAAGATTAAAGGTGCAGCTGAGTGCTAATGGTTATCCTATTGAGCTGAAGCAGCAGAAGGGACCGTTAAGGGTTGTCAATAAAAGTGGTGCTGGTGAAATTTCGTTTGAAAAGCCTATCCATTTTTTTCGAGCATTAGGATTATGGCTGGAAAACTATCAAAAAAGCAAAGAGTTCGACAAACAAGAGACTCCGCAGTTTACTATGAGCGGTGTCATGCTCGATGCATCGAGAAATGCAGTGCCAACAGTTACCGAGGTGAAAAAGCTGCTGGAGCATATGGCACTCATTGGTCTAGATACCCTAATGCTTTATACAGAGGATACATATGAGGTGAAGGAGTATCCTTATTTTGGATATATGCGTGGAAGATACACTCATAAGGAGCTCAAGGAGTGTGATCAATATGCGGAGAAGCTAGGAATTGACATGATTCCTTGCATTCAAACATTAGGCCATATGCGGGAGGGCATAAAATGGAACTATGCTTCCGCGATAAAAGATACGGACGATATTCTCCTTGTTGATGAACCGAAAACCTATGAGTTTCTAGAAAGCTGTCTTAAGGCAGTATCTGAGCCATTTCGCACGAACCGGATTCATATCGGCATGGATGAGACATTTCAGCTCGGCTTAGGGAAATATTTAGAGAAGCATGGCTATGAACACCATATTGATTTAATGACCCGTCATCTCAAGCAGGTTGTAGGGATTACAAATAAGCTTGGTCTAAAGCCAATGATTTGGAGCGATATGTATTTTCCTTTGTTTGCTGATAACAGCCCGTATATGGATGAGGATGGCAACATACGGAAAGATATTCTAAGGAATATTCCTGACGTGGAATATGTTTATTGGAATTATTACCGCAAGGAGCAGGAAGTGTATGAAAAGGATTTTCAAAAGCATAAGCTGCTTGGCACAAAGCCAATCTTTGCTGGAGGGGCATGGACCTGGAACGGACTTGCGCCAAACTACGGCAAGGCGATTGTAACGACAAATGCCGCACTTGCTGCCTGTAAAAAGGAAGGGATTGATGAAATCTTTGTGACATTATGGGGAGATAATGGGGCAGAAACACCGATTTCAACTGCTTATCCGCTGCTGCAATTATTTGCCGAGCATACTTACCGCAATGGTGTGACGATGGATGAAGTTGCAGAACGTTTTGCCTTTTGCGGTGAAGGGAATTTTGAGGATTTTATGAATTTCAAATTATTAGACGAAACACCTGGTGTTATGGAAGATAACTTGAATAGCTCGATGACGTCAAAAGTGCTCCTTTATCAAGATATTTTAATAGGTTTATATGATGAGAATATTCGCGGCTTATCTCTTGGAAAGCATTATCAGCGTGTATGGGAAATGCTCAACAAAGTTAAAAAGAAGAATCCGAACTGGGAGGCTTTATTTAACTTTTATGAACAGCTTGCTGCGGTTTTAGCGGATAAAGCTGAAATTGGAATTCAAGTGAAAGCGGCATATGAGCAGAAAGATTATGAAGAGATGAAAGCACTACTGCTTACCTTGGATAAAATAAGTGCGAATGTTGACCTGTTAAGACAAAAGCATCGCAGTCTTTGGTTTCAGGCAAACAAGCCATTTGGCTGGGAAGTAATGGATGTTCGTTATGGCGGTGTTTTGGCTCGAATCGCTTCCGCTAAATTCCGCTTGCAGGAGTGGATTAATGGGAGAATTTCCTTCATAGAGGAGTTAGAGGAAGTACGACTGAAGCATGAAGGACCATGGGAAATGGCTGATGGAATAGTGGGCGGCAATGTTTATCATCGCATTGTCACTGCAGGCAGCTTTTCCATTTAATCTTGTGATGTAGGGGTGAAAAATATGTTTTTAATAGAAAGAAAATTTGAAGAGCGCATAAAGGAACTGGCAGGTTACCGCTATAGAAATTTTACAGAAATTACTTCATTTCACATACAGGAGGATAATGGAGAAATAGGTGCCTATCCGCCAACAAGCTATGAAAGTCAAAATACTATGAAAATCGGTGACTACTGGAAAGGACGCGATCGCTATCTTTGGCTTCATGCAGAGATCGATACTCATTTGCCATATGCCGATCAGCAGGTGGCAGGTCTCTTTTCCTTTGGAAAAACTGGCGGCGGTAATAATTCCGGCTTTGAATCTTTGTTATTTGTTAATGGCAAACCTTATCAAGGCGTTGATTCCAATCATGAAGAGGTACTTTTTGATGAAGAAACAGCAAAAGGACCGATTGAATTAGATTTCCGGCTTTGGTCAGGGCTTGAAGGGGGAGGTGTCCCTGTTCAAAATGAATTTAAGCTTGAAAGTGCTGGAATCGGTTGGCTAGATCGCCGTGTAGATAACTTATATTACACACTTTTAGCGGCATTTGAGGTGCTAACAGAAACAGGTGAATCAGACTCGGCTTATACGATTTTAAAAAAATTGATTTCTGATGCCCTTAAGCAAATTAATTGGACAGAGCCAGGCAGCAATGAGTTTTACCAGTCTTGTTATACGGCAGACGAAAGTGTTACTGAGGCGCTGCAGACTATATCTAAAACCTCTGATATCACAATCCATACTGTCGGTCATACCCATATTGATGTAGCGTGGCTTTGGCGCTTAAAGAATACGAGGGAGAAATCTGCTCGTTCCTTTTCAACAGTATTGCATTTGATGAAACAGTTCCCTGATTACTTATTCCTGCAAACACAGCCTCAGCTCTATGACTATCTTAAATGCGATTATCCTGATATTTATGCTCAAATCAAAGAAAGAGTTGCAGAGGGCAAATGGGAAGCTGGCGGTGCGATGTGGCTGGAGGCAGATTGTAATATTCCGAGCGGAGAATCACTTGTCCGCCAAATTCTCCACGGCAAAAATTATTTCAAAGAAGAGTTTGGTGTTGACTGTGAATACTTATGGCTGCCAGATGTGTTCGGCTATAGCTGGGCATTGCCGCAGATTTTAATAAAATCGGGTATCAAAACAATGATGACGACGAAAATCAGCTGGAATCAGTATAATCGAATGCCACATGATACCTTTTATTGGAAAGGTATGGATGGAACAGAAATTTTAACACATTTCATTACTACACCAGAGCCTTGGAATTCTGCTGACTCTTGGTTTTATACGTATAATGGCTTTATAACAGCGAAAACAGTAAGTGGTGCTTGGAAAGGATACAGAGACAAGGAATTATCGAAGGACTTGCTTCTTTCCTATGGCTACGGTGATGGTGGCGGCGGCGTTAATCGGCATATGCTGGAAATGCGCAGGCGCTTTGATAAGCTGCCAGGTATGCCGAATGTGAAAACATCGACAGCAGGAGAATTTTTTGAAAAGCTGCACCAAAATGTTGTTGAATCTGATGGCTATATTCATAAATGGGATGGTGAGCTATACCTGGAATATCATCGTGGTACCTATACGAGCCAGGCATTTATGAAGCAGATGAATCGGAAATTAGAGCTGTCATACAGACGAGCCGAATTCCTGACAGCTTGGCTTTCTGAAAGTGGTCAGTGGTACGGAAGGGAAGAGCTTAATGATGGCTGGAAAATCATCTTGCGCAATCAATTTCATGACATTATTCCTGGCTCCTCCATCCATGAAGTGTATGAGGATGCTAGAGAAGAATACAAAGAAGCGCGAGAGATAGTTCAGAATTTGGAAAGCAGTATTATTGAAAATAATATGGTGAAGAATGACCGCTCTGTTGTGTTAGTTAATGCAGCCGGAAGCTTTGGAAAAAGAAATGTAACAGTACCTTCCATTCACGGTGTTAAGGAAGGTATTTGGAAAAACAGCAATGGAGACATCTTGCCACAGCAAAAACAAAATAATGGCTGGATGATCGAGGTTAATAACCTGCCATCCTTTGGTGCAATGAACTTATATTTTGAGGAAAATACAGTTCCGGAGAAAAAATCGAACTTCTCCTATCAAAATCAAAAACTAGAAACACAGTATTATACAGTGGAGTGGAACGAGTATGGTCAAATAACGTACTTGTTTGATAAGCAGGCAAATCGTCAAGTGCTTAGCAGTGGTCAAAAGGGAAATGTGCTGCAAATATTTGAGGATAAGCCGCTCGCCCATGATGCTTGGGATATTGATATCTTTTATCAAGAAAAAATGGAAGAAATCCGTCATTTGGATGTGTTTGAGGTAGTCGAAAATGATGAATTGTCGTTTGCTATTCATGCGAAGTGGTCCTATCACCATTCTGACATTTCCCAGCACATCGTTTTTTATCACAATGACCGCCGAATTGATTTCGAGACAACGGTAAATTGGCATGAAAAGCGCAAATTACTGAAAAGTGCATTCCCTGTTGATATTCGTGCAACAGAGGCAACCTATGATATACAATTTGGCAATGTGAAGCGACCAACCCACTGGAATACTAGCTGGGATATGGCTAAATTTGAGACGGTCGGCCATCAGTGGGCAGACCTGTCAGAACCGGATTATGGGGTCAGTCTGCTGAACGATTCTAAATATGGCTATGACATTAAAGAAAATACGATGCGAATTACGTTGCTAAAAGCAGCCATACATCCAGATCCCCATGCAGATCAAGGGACACATTCGTTTGTGTATTCACTCTACCCTCATATTGGTGATTGGCGCGAAGCAAGGATCGTGGAGAAAGCATATGATTTGAACGACCCTGTTAAGGTATTTGCAGGCACAGAGACAAAAGAAGCGTCCTTTTTAGAGGTGGATGCCAATCATGTTTGGGTAGATGCGATTAAACCAGCATACGATGGCAATGGAATGATTATTCGTCTGCATGAATACGAAGGGCGAAGAGGCAATGTGACACTAAATGTCTTAAAGAACAATTCGTCTTGGGTTGAAACTGATTTGATGGAGGAACCGATTGGAGAATATGCTGTTTCTCCTATTAAGTTTGACATCAAGCCATATGAGATTAAAACCATTAGAATTTTATAAATGCATAGAAATGGCCGGCATGAGCATAAAAGCCGGCCATTTTTGTGTTATATTGTCTATTTATTGAATAATTTTTTAAAAATTCTTAGATTTTTGCACTTAATCCTAAATTAGTCAACTATCCTTGAAACAATTTTCCCTATAAAATAAGATTATGTAAGTGCTTACATTAATAGTGGGGGGAGGGAAAATATGAAAAGTGTATTAAAAGACCTATATAAAAATCGAATCTGGCTGCTTATGGTTTTACCAGGAACAATTTGGCTGCTGTTATTTTCCTATCTTCCGATGTTCGGGCAAGTGCTGGCTTTTAAAAAGTTCCGAATAGATCCTGATGGCTTTTTTGCAAGCGTCATAAACAGTGAATGGGTAGGCTTTGACAACTTTACCTATCTATTCAGTACGAATGATGCTTGGGTTATCACAAGAAATACCATACTTTATAATCTTGTCTTTATTGTATTGGGATTAGTGACTGCAGTTGCAACCGCGGTTCTGCTCAATGAGTTAATTAATAAACGGCTGTCAAAGGTCTACCAGACGTCTATTCTGTTTCCTCATTTTATTTCATGGGTTATCGGCAGTTACTTTGTTTTCACGTTTTTGAGTACAGAGCATGGCTTGTTAAATATGATTCTCGGATGGTTTAATGCTGACCCTGTTTCTTGGTATAACGAGTCTAAATATTGGCCGTTTATTCTGGTCATCATGAGCATTTGGAAGGGCGTGGGATACGGAAGTATCGTCTACTTAGCCTCCATTGTCGGGATTGACAAAACATATTATGAGGCAGCAATGATAGATGGTGCTTCGAAATGGAAACAAATAAAACATGTTACTTTACCAATGCTTAAGCCGTTAATGATTATCTTAACAATCATGAATATTGGCCGCATTTTTAACTCCGATTTTGGATTGTTTTATCAAGTTCCAAGAGATTCAGGTTCCTTGTATGGGGTAACAAACGTTATTGATACATTTGTTTACCGAGGACTCATGAATTTAGGGGATATCGGGATGAGTACGGCAGCGGGTCTTTATCAATCGGCAGTTGGATTTATCCTCGTTATGATTACTAACTACATTGTGCGTAAAGTGGATGAGGAAAGTGCACTGTTTTAACATTCATTTCTTTATGAAGGGAGGAAAAGTCGCCCTGCGGCTAAATATATGCCAAAACTAGACCAAACAGAATCAACGCTTGAAATAGCCTCCACAAAAGGAATAAAAAAGGGAAAGACTAACTTCTCCAAAAAGTTTCGGGATCCGCATGCTTTGCATCCGGCAGCTAATGCCGTAATTAGTGTACTGCTTGGAATCCTCGCGTTTTCATGTGTATTTCCTTTTATATATGTTATTATCATTTCCTTTACAGGAGAGGAAAGTATTGTAAGAAATGGTTTTGAGCTTATTCCAAAGGAATGGAGTATCGATGCCTATAGGTATTTATGGGGTATGAAGGAAGCATTATTCCGCTCATATGGTGTTACAATCCTTGTAACCATTTTGGGGACTGTCATCAGTGTATTTATGATAACCTTTTATGCCTATGCAATCTCAAGACCTCAATTTAAATATCGAAGATTCTTCACATTTCTTGCTTTTTTCACGATGCTGTTCAGCGGCGGGCTCGTGCCGACATATATCGTTGTCACACAATTTTTGCATCTAAAGAATTCGATATGGGCTTTGATTTTACCGCTTGCTATGAACGCCTTTTACATTATCATCATGAGAACTTTCTTTCTGAAGTCTGTTTCTGAATCGATTTTAGAATCTGCAAGAATGGATGGGGCAAGTGAATGGAGAATATTCTTTCAAATCATCTTCCCACTTTCCTTGCCGGGAATTGCCACAATAGCCCTGTTTAGTACACTAGGCTATTGGAATGATTGGTTTACAGCATTGCTGTATATAGATAACCCCAATCTCGTTCCACTCCAGGCTTTACTCATGAAAATAGAGGCAAACCTTGAATTTATGAGAAAAAATATGGATGTTGCCATCCTGCAGAAAAGTTTATTCGATACGATACCGCAAGAATCAGCCAAAATGGCAATGGTAGTAATCGCCACATTGCCAATTGCAGTCTCCTATCCATTTTTCCAAAAGTACTTTATTAGTGGACTGACAATTGGTGGCGTTAAAGAATAATCAAAGAAAGAGGGTAAAGTGATGAAGAAGAAGAAATTAGGTCTTATGCTAGCATCCGTTTTGGCAGCTGGAGCAATTCTGTCTGCCTGTAGTAAGGACAGTTCTACAGATGGTGGCGGTGCTGATGGTGACAAGCCATATGAAATCAAATGGTATACGATTGGAACACCACAAAAGGATACCGATAAAGTTTTTGAAGAAGTAAATAAATATACAAAAGAGAAAATCAACGCTACAGTCAAAATGACGCAAATTGACTGGGGTGATTGGGACCAAAAATCACAGGTAATGATTAATTCAGGTGAATCGTTTGATATTATTTTTACAAATGGTACCGCTTACGTTCAAAATGCCCAAAAGGGTGCATTTTTAGCTGTAGATGATCTGTTAGAAAAGGAAGGTAAAGCACTTAAAGACGTAATCAATCCTGATTTGCTGGAAGGAAATAAGGTTGACGGAAAACTTTATGGTATCCCTGCAAACAAAGAGGTTGCCAGACAGGATGTTTATACATTTAACAAACGTCTTGCAGACGAATATGGTTTTGATCTTTCAAAGGTTAAAACATTGCAAGACCTTGAACCAATGCTGAAAACAATCAAAGAAAATGAATCTGGAATCACACCGATGGCAACATTTAAAGCACCATTACGTTACGACTATGTTGTCAATAATGAAATGCCTTTTGCCTTCCCGTTTGAAGGAGACACAGACAAGGTTATTAATCCATTTGATACGGATGATGCGATGCAGCAATATAAAACAATGCGGAAGTACTATAAAGCAGGCTACTTAAAAGAAGATGCAGCTACAAGCAAAGACAGCTGGCCGATGGATGTGGAAAACTGGTTTGTCCGTATGGGCGGTTCCCAGCCGTATGCTGATTTACTATGGTCACGTTCTGCTAAGTATGAAGTAGTGTCTGTTCCTTCTGAAGAGCCGACAATTATTAATGATTCTGTTTCTGGTTCGATTCAGGCAATTTCTGCAACATCAAAAAATCCTGAAAAAGCGATGGAGTTTTTAACACTGCTTAATACAGACCCATATCTTCGCAACCTTGTCGATAAAGGAATTGAAGGAACTCATTACAAAAAGAATGATGACGGCACGATTGAAGATTTGCCGGCACGTATTGACGGTTATAACATGCCATCGTATTCTTTAGGAAATCACTTTATCTTAGATTTATATAAAGATGATCCAAAGGATAAATGGGAGAAATTTAAGGAATTTAACGCTTCTGCTGTAAAAGCTCCGTCACTAGGATTTAAGTTTAATAGTGATCCAGTGCGCTCAGAGCTTGCGGCGATTACTAATATTTCACAGGAATTTTACCCAGCCTTGGCAACAGGCTCTGTGGACCCAGAAGAATACTTGCCGAAATTCAATGAAAAATTGAAGGAAGCAGGGTTGGAAAAGGTACTAACAGAAATTCAAAAGCAATTTGATGACTGGAAAGGCTCTCAGCAATAAGAAATATACTTCAAGCTGGATTATTCTTTCCAGCTTGATCTGTATCCATCCATATAGTTATATGTCTTCGATCCTTCCTATTGTATAATCCATGAACTGTTAACTTGAATAGTGGAGGGATTGGACTTAAACACCACACTCATCTGTTTTTTTATTACGATAGTTGGATGATTGCTGGCAATAGAAATATTCAATAGGAAGAGGAGAAGAGTAGTGAAGAAAAGAAGATTAAGTCTTATTTTATCAGCGTTTTTGGCAATCGGAACCCTTTTGTCTGCATGCAGTAAAGAAAGCGCTACACAGAGTGACAACGGTAGCGGAAACCAACCATATGAAATTAAATGGTACACACTTGGAACACCACAAAAAGATACAGAAAAGGTTTTCGAAGAGGTTAACAAGTATACGAAGGAAAAAATAAATGCCACAGTCAAAATGACACAAATTGATTGGGGAGACTGGGACCAAAAATTTCAAGTAATGATTAATTCTGGTGAAGAATTTGATATAATTTTTACATTTGGTAATAATTATGTTCAAAATGCTCAAAAAGGTGCATTCTTAGCTATTGATGATTTGTTAGAAAAGGAAGGGAAGGCCCTTAAAGACATAATTAATCCTGTCCTTCTGGAAGGGAATATGGTGGACGGAAAACTATATGGTATTCCTGCTAATAAGGAGGTTGCTAAACAAAATGTTTATACGTTTAACAAACGCCTTGTGGACAAATATAAGTTTGATCTTTCCAAAGTTAAAACATTGCAGGATCTTGAACCAATGCTGAAAATAATGAAAGAAAATGAATCTGCCATTACACCAATAGCAACATTTATGGCACCAGTGCGCTATGACATTGTGTTTAATGGTGAAATGCCTTTTGCCTTCCCATTTGAAGGAAAAACAGACAAAGTTATTAATCATTTTGAAACAGATGATGCAATGAAGCAATTTAAAACAATGCATGAGTACTATAAAGCCGGCTATTTAAAGGAAGATGCAGCAGTAAGCAAAGAAAATTGGCCAATGGATGTCGAAAACTGGTTTGTTCGTATGGGCTATTACCAGCCTTATGCCGAGTTATTATGGTCACGTGAAGCAGAGTATGAAGTAGTGTCCATTCCTGCCGAACCAGCAGCGATTGTCAATGATTCTGTATCTGGTTCGATTCAGGCAATTTCTGCAACATCAAAAAATCCGCAGAAAGCAATGGAGTTTTTAACACTGCTTAACACAGATCCGTATCTTCGGAACCTTATTGATAAAGGTATCGAAGGAACACACTACACAAAAAATGAAGACGGTACCATTGAAGACTTGCCTGCACGTATTGAAGGCTATAACATCCCGTCCTACACTTTGGGAAACAACTATATACTGGATTTATATAAAGGTGATCCAAAGGATAAATGGGATAAATTTGTGGAATTTAATGATTCTGCAGTAAGAGGACCGTCACTTGGCTTCAAATTTACCAGTGATCCTGTACGCTCGGAGCTTGCCGCAATTACAAATATTACAAAAGAATTTTACCCAGCCATTGCAACAGGTTCTGTAGACCCTGAAGAATACTTGCCGAAATTTAATAAAAAATTAAAAGAAGCAGGAGTAGACAAGGTGTTAACAGAAATTCAGAAGCAATTTGATGAGTGGAAAAGCACTCAGAAATAAAGGAGAAAATATTAGGCTGAGTAATGGATATTCTGTTTCCAAACGAATTTATTTGTAACAGCAGAGAAAACATTCTCATCTTCGATCCTTAACCATTTGGATAACTAAAACTGACATCTTAACATAATTGAGGGATTGAAAATGAATTTGAACCAGAATAGCCGCTTTCATGAAAAAATATTTAATAAATTGTTTTTAGCCTCATCTATCACTATTGTTGTAACCGTTATTATATTGATTGTAACCATCACTAACTATTATTCTGAAATAATTATCCAGAAGGAAGTTAATGTTACTACAAGAACAATAGAAAGGGTAGAGGATTATTTCTCTGCCAAAGATTCAGATATAAATAAAGCGATAAGTGATATTTATGTTCAAGGTGATTTAATCGATGATATCTCCTTTGCTCTTCATAATGGCTATGGGAAATATTTAGAATACCGCCTTGATCGATTTACAGAGGATCAGTCTTATTTTCCTAGTAATCTT
This window contains:
- a CDS encoding alpha-mannosidase produces the protein MFLIERKFEERIKELAGYRYRNFTEITSFHIQEDNGEIGAYPPTSYESQNTMKIGDYWKGRDRYLWLHAEIDTHLPYADQQVAGLFSFGKTGGGNNSGFESLLFVNGKPYQGVDSNHEEVLFDEETAKGPIELDFRLWSGLEGGGVPVQNEFKLESAGIGWLDRRVDNLYYTLLAAFEVLTETGESDSAYTILKKLISDALKQINWTEPGSNEFYQSCYTADESVTEALQTISKTSDITIHTVGHTHIDVAWLWRLKNTREKSARSFSTVLHLMKQFPDYLFLQTQPQLYDYLKCDYPDIYAQIKERVAEGKWEAGGAMWLEADCNIPSGESLVRQILHGKNYFKEEFGVDCEYLWLPDVFGYSWALPQILIKSGIKTMMTTKISWNQYNRMPHDTFYWKGMDGTEILTHFITTPEPWNSADSWFYTYNGFITAKTVSGAWKGYRDKELSKDLLLSYGYGDGGGGVNRHMLEMRRRFDKLPGMPNVKTSTAGEFFEKLHQNVVESDGYIHKWDGELYLEYHRGTYTSQAFMKQMNRKLELSYRRAEFLTAWLSESGQWYGREELNDGWKIILRNQFHDIIPGSSIHEVYEDAREEYKEAREIVQNLESSIIENNMVKNDRSVVLVNAAGSFGKRNVTVPSIHGVKEGIWKNSNGDILPQQKQNNGWMIEVNNLPSFGAMNLYFEENTVPEKKSNFSYQNQKLETQYYTVEWNEYGQITYLFDKQANRQVLSSGQKGNVLQIFEDKPLAHDAWDIDIFYQEKMEEIRHLDVFEVVENDELSFAIHAKWSYHHSDISQHIVFYHNDRRIDFETTVNWHEKRKLLKSAFPVDIRATEATYDIQFGNVKRPTHWNTSWDMAKFETVGHQWADLSEPDYGVSLLNDSKYGYDIKENTMRITLLKAAIHPDPHADQGTHSFVYSLYPHIGDWREARIVEKAYDLNDPVKVFAGTETKEASFLEVDANHVWVDAIKPAYDGNGMIIRLHEYEGRRGNVTLNVLKNNSSWVETDLMEEPIGEYAVSPIKFDIKPYEIKTIRIL
- a CDS encoding ABC transporter permease, yielding MKSVLKDLYKNRIWLLMVLPGTIWLLLFSYLPMFGQVLAFKKFRIDPDGFFASVINSEWVGFDNFTYLFSTNDAWVITRNTILYNLVFIVLGLVTAVATAVLLNELINKRLSKVYQTSILFPHFISWVIGSYFVFTFLSTEHGLLNMILGWFNADPVSWYNESKYWPFILVIMSIWKGVGYGSIVYLASIVGIDKTYYEAAMIDGASKWKQIKHVTLPMLKPLMIILTIMNIGRIFNSDFGLFYQVPRDSGSLYGVTNVIDTFVYRGLMNLGDIGMSTAAGLYQSAVGFILVMITNYIVRKVDEESALF
- a CDS encoding glycoside hydrolase family 125 protein, with the translated sequence MTTVIPESLQKLIQHVKDYFPEDEKLHNMFEQCFVNTYTTTLKKQADGKTFVVTGDIPAMWLRDSAAQVRPYLLAAEEDEELADLLEGVIRQQFAFILHDPYANAFNESANGRGHQTDHTDMTPHIWERKYEIDSLCYPIQLAYLFWKSTGRTVFLKESLQEVLETVIRVWRTEQDHENNSAYLFERADVRQSDTLIRQGKGGLVVPTGMTWSAFRPSDDACTYGYLVPANMFAAVVLGYAAEICEEVLQNASLKEESLKLQEEIKKGIEQYAKLEHPIYGEMYVYETDGKGGVHLMDDANVPSLLAAPYLGFQPFNDPTYLNTRDFLLSRDNPYYYEGKFANGIGSPHTPDHYIWHIALAIQGMTAVSEEEKQQILTVFKNTDGGTNFMHEGFNADCPEEFTRDWFAWANTMFSEFVLSLTGKAVKGSPLYQHLQQNTSKQA
- a CDS encoding YesL family protein, which encodes MKKDSWMIVGCEWLWRGIFVNLCWIAFTALGLGVLGFFPASVALFTIVRKWLRKESDFPVWKTFKQVYVKEWKRTNGIGLVFYSIGLFLYMDLRIIDSFMSGMLASFLTILISIMLLFLLLVVCYFFAVYVHYELSNKEYIKQSLLFTLTSLPSTIGIAAGLFVISSLINQMPGLIPFISAVAPAFWMMKVCLSRFAFLEKRLQQQY
- a CDS encoding beta-N-acetylhexosaminidase; protein product: MELFLKGDTENVAAGLEYMAKRLKVQLSANGYPIELKQQKGPLRVVNKSGAGEISFEKPIHFFRALGLWLENYQKSKEFDKQETPQFTMSGVMLDASRNAVPTVTEVKKLLEHMALIGLDTLMLYTEDTYEVKEYPYFGYMRGRYTHKELKECDQYAEKLGIDMIPCIQTLGHMREGIKWNYASAIKDTDDILLVDEPKTYEFLESCLKAVSEPFRTNRIHIGMDETFQLGLGKYLEKHGYEHHIDLMTRHLKQVVGITNKLGLKPMIWSDMYFPLFADNSPYMDEDGNIRKDILRNIPDVEYVYWNYYRKEQEVYEKDFQKHKLLGTKPIFAGGAWTWNGLAPNYGKAIVTTNAALAACKKEGIDEIFVTLWGDNGAETPISTAYPLLQLFAEHTYRNGVTMDEVAERFAFCGEGNFEDFMNFKLLDETPGVMEDNLNSSMTSKVLLYQDILIGLYDENIRGLSLGKHYQRVWEMLNKVKKKNPNWEALFNFYEQLAAVLADKAEIGIQVKAAYEQKDYEEMKALLLTLDKISANVDLLRQKHRSLWFQANKPFGWEVMDVRYGGVLARIASAKFRLQEWINGRISFIEELEEVRLKHEGPWEMADGIVGGNVYHRIVTAGSFSI